The genome window ATTggtataattacttataatctTAAGGCCAGACCGAAACCCTGCAACGTGGGTACTCCCATTCCTTGGCAGCATTTGGATCTAAGCTCACACAAAGTTAAGCAATCTCCTTTGCATTAAACTTACTGCAAACCTGACACACCAATTTCGCATCTTTCACTCTCAttaaagtcttcatgcatgctcaccGGTTTAGACTCtggacctggggggttaaaatggccacatcgaagcaattcttcatttttatacattgcgcacttacttttatgcgtaaatgtcaaattgcaatattgctttcttagatgaattgctttcgatgtggccattttaacccccctgacgtttctttaaaacatcctgaattTGAACACGCAATGTTTGCGCCGGTCTTCCTCTTTTGATTCAACCACTTACACCGCATCGTAAGTCTATATTCATTCATTCTCCATGAACATGTCCAGCATTCGTTTCTCAATTCTAATCACTACAACTTCTTCCAAACtaagtaaatatgtaaatagTGAACCCCTATGCCGTTAATACATAGGTAGTATACATTCGTGTGTAGAATAAACCCAGCTCAATGCTGTACTGTCCTCTTAGGACCATAGCGTGTTCATAGCGTGCGAACCCAttagatataggtacctacctaaaagtAGATAACAATacgttaatttaaattacaacgattctttaagatttttttttgttgttttggtaCCTACATTATCTTTGTTATCACACTTCTTATCAGTCACAAGGTCTAGGTGCTACGCATACCTACTACGTTTGTATTTAATTAGTTTACAATTATGTTccttaattgtttattattaggtacctacgcaggtaggtacctaaatgttGTTGAAGTTTTGGTAATGGAAGACGTCTGggtggtaagtaggtactagttATGTCTCTGATAGGTTCCCAACATACCTACCTAGAAGTTGGTATACCTAGTATTACTTATACCAGGCATCTAGGTAGGTAGCTACTATTGATTACagcatcatagaataaggaatactgaTACTGCATTTAAATTACTGGTTCTTtacatattaatttataaatctataggtaggtaggtacctagttaggAAGGTACTTAGGCAGATTATGCAATGCATTTAAGTAAAAACAACGAGAGCACACCATTTTGATTGACAGTTGAAGGCTCATTCGGCTCGTCCAGACAGGTTCTCGAAAACGAAAGCCAGTGTGGAAAATTAAACCTTAACTAAGGTGTTAAGATAACGTCAAAATAAGACTTCTTTCGTGATAATTTATCTAGGATGTACCTACCTCGGTAGCAATTTTGCACCCTTGTATGTAATATATCCTAACTAAATGTATGACGGTAAGTAGGTAGCTAGTTTAGCTAGGTACtatgataggtaggtacctaggtacctacaaaaAGAATTCGATTAGGTAGGAACTTCTTGTGATGTGTGTTACTCCTTTACTTCTACTAAATTCATGCCTACTGATACACACCACATCACATAGGTACCCTACAGcacctacctatttattacacaatacagttcattcaacaAAAGCGTGCCATCATCAAAACAATGAGTAAGCCAGCTAGGAGAGTCTAACTGATGTAAAATGATAGTGTGTACCTACCATCATAAACAATCACCTTTCTTATTACAACAAAGGCGTGTAAAGTAAATGTTTTTGCGAAAATATTCCTCGGAAATGAATCAAGCACGTGACACTTGATCGGATCGAATTCAAACAAGTTGTTGATAAAATAACGGTCGACCGTTCGGTTCGGTTACAAACTTCTTTTATAAAATCTTTAAGTGaagtaagttcgtttaatctcataattaaaaCGCCGAATGTATGACAAAGTCACAATAACGGTAAACATTACCAGTAACAACAGGTGGCACACTTTGTAAATACGATTACTTACGTAGGTACAGAATGAAACTCACGTTTTAATAGGTACAACGGAAGGAATCCAAAACGTATGCACTGGGCATTAATTACAAATAAACATAACGAGTTTTACAATGTAAGATGGGTATTGTCATGCTGCCAACTTACCTCAGGAACGCAGATATTCACAGCACCAAGTTCACGGTCAAAACCCCTTGCAAAACTGTATCTAAACCAAtcacaaattcaaataaaactttttgttcACTGCACACGCGGCGCGGGGGCCCTTGCGTCGGCTATCACGccgaaaataaaaaacaatatcggTCAAAACAGAGTAGTAACAAAAAAAACTGTTCTAGTGAAAGTTCACGATAGCAGCCGGCGAGGTTATGTTTTTATTGTGATAACGCGAGTACGTCGACACCATACGAGGTCTGCGATATTACTGAACCGGGCTGAAGTGAATCGCGGGCCGCTGAGCGCTTCCGAGCGGCGAGACGAGTCGCATTCTCGCAAAGCATTCTCGTCGTGCTTTGGATACCTACCTACGACTACGACTTGTGTTCGCAGTGACTGTATAATTTTGCGTtcctaaattaaaataattaggcGTTTAGTTAATTGGGTCGAACTATTGCCAATTCGATTCTGTTCTAACACGATTTTAACTAGAACGCTTGTCGTTTCTCATACCtagctacctacctaccttcttATGGTAAAGGGTAGTTGAAGGTAAGGAAATTGATTTATGGGGAGAATaaggtagatacctacctatctactaaCCTACGTTTAGAAGagcttaggtaggtaggtgtgcTTGGTACCAATTTTCATTTCGGTATGATTGGTAATCCCGTTTCGACTTAATGTCTAACACAATGGAGTTGGTTGACCCCACAAAGCATTTCAGTGGGAAAAAAGTTTCTGTAGGTTTCTCTTGTCAACttggttctgcctaccccaattcgAACCGTGAGTTGTCATCCAAGATAGCAAAGTAAAACTTGAAAAATATTCGTGTAGCGCCATCTCTCGACAATTCCTAATAATATGTTTGTGTTTCCGCCATCTATCGAATGTCAATTGTAACACAAAATccgtcaattttattttttactggcaatacctacaaacaaaatgtcaaaaaaggAAACGTTCATAAAAATTGTTATAGGAAAGAACCAAGTGTTAAAGGTTTTTGTAACGATTATTTTTGAACGTGACTTAAGAAACTAAAAATAGCTTACCCGTAGACAGAGAAACTAACGGATTTACCTTGGACTTAACGCTTTGAATGAAGTCTTTTACTATGAAAACTATTCAATCTTGAAAATCGCAATAACacagtatttaattttgttgtttttaattattttaatgtgaCGATTTACTATTGTCTTGGTTTTTATGAACGTGCACTCGGCGGTATGACAGTCGAACACAAACGACGTTGACAGACAAGGAAATTCAAAAAGTTCGTTGAATCGTtgatttgtttgtgtttttgtattgtgGTGTTAGgtgtttgttaattattttcattactcGTAAAATTATTCGAGAATATTTTGAAATGATAAAAACGAAGCCCTGGAACGGAGGAACTGATGAAGAATATGAGACCCAACACTTCGGCTTCGGTACTCAGCGACTTAAAATAGCCGTGCGCCAAATGGTGGAGCAAAAAATCCGAACGGGAGTGAAGGACATGGAGTCTTACTTACATGAAACTTTGGATCTGAACGATACGGATAAAGCTACGCTAACTCGTTCCTGCGACAAGTTGATTCGACTGTATTGCGACCGAACGGAACCTTCGCTTGGGGTCATTGATGGTGAAATAGAAAGGATTCTAAATGTGCCTTCACATGTAGTCTTACCTGCGGATGAAGTTCACCTTCATGAAATAAATGACGAGGAGTATGAGAAGTTGAATGATGAAGTGGCAGATTTGCGAAAAAGGGTGGAAAGGGGAGCGCTCATGGAAGGTTTGCTTACTGCAGAagtggaagaaattgcttccaTTGAAAATGTGTGTGAAACAGCCAAAAAAGATATGGATGTGCTagatttatttaacaaaaacattGAAAGCAGTGCTGTGTTGAAAACTGTTCAAAATGAAACTCAGTTTCTGTGTAATAGTGTAGCATTTATGGAGAAAAGTGAAACTAATGATGATGCACTGTTCTTTGAGTGGAAACAATgagattttatattaatattaatcatGTATGTGCGGggatacatattattatttcaagtaCCTTTGTTGTATTTGCAGTATAAAAGTTCTTTATGTGGCTATTTCTAACTTTTGTAACAATACTTGTAATTTAAAGTTTCTCGAGAATTGAAAGTGTATTCTCATGTATTTCTAAACAACAATAggatttatttctttcttaaatcttttattataacaatttgaTTTAAACAGGTTTAATTACCTATTAGTTTCCTTAAGAACAATTTAGATTTATGAATGTATGATTGAATATTGAATTACATTCtcataatgaaataaaacattgcaaacagatattttattttaatgtaaaaacaGAACTTCTTACAGAATACTTGCCTATCCAATATCAGAGAATAACAATTATTACATCAATTCTATAACATTCAATATTACATTATAGTCAGTTAATAATTTATACTTCCAAAAATGTATACAAAAgacttttgttttaaaatgaatttgtaaatattataaattggcACAATTAATACCAGAAATTCTGAAGTTTAAATatgttaattacaaaataaatgggtaaaaattaaatatttcttgTAATAACTATTCTATCTACATATTTGTATCACATTATGACTTTAGCACTACTGACACCCATAGATGAAAGAGCTTGGCTCTGTAGAAATATAATAACTCCCGCTAACTCACACGCAAGGATAAAACAGGTTCGCTAGAATGCAAAACTTTTTGCAAAGACGTAATAATGAAATATCTAGATACAGTTATACTATCATTGTAACAGGAAATAGAAGCTTCTCTCTATTAACATTTATCTAATGATTGTTCAGTTAAATACAACATTATCAGTAATTTaaatgaaagatatattttctttaataaatctatttaaatagagataataaaaatgaaaattatttatcacagacaaaaataaaataactaagcaGCTACTGATGAATTTATGTACAACTTTTTAGAATTTATGCTTTATCTTGattcatatttacaatttattttgttacacCTAAGTTCTAAGCTATACATGAATAATGACAGTACCTATACACTCCTAATTCATAATTATaagaatttaatatttatctctAGGTCCACAAAActtaataattgtaaaattttatctaaataaaaatttCGCTCAATTTTATCCTCATGCCTTATAAAagtaacatttttcattttttttattgtctggcCTAATGGTGAACAATGTTCAACATTTATATGCTAAATTCATTGGC of Pectinophora gossypiella chromosome 16, ilPecGoss1.1, whole genome shotgun sequence contains these proteins:
- the LOC126374092 gene encoding uncharacterized protein LOC126374092, translating into MIKTKPWNGGTDEEYETQHFGFGTQRLKIAVRQMVEQKIRTGVKDMESYLHETLDLNDTDKATLTRSCDKLIRLYCDRTEPSLGVIDGEIERILNVPSHVVLPADEVHLHEINDEEYEKLNDEVADLRKRVERGALMEGLLTAEVEEIASIENVCETAKKDMDVLDLFNKNIESSAVLKTVQNETQFLCNSVAFMEKSETNDDALFFEWKQ